From a region of the Armatimonas rosea genome:
- a CDS encoding Gfo/Idh/MocA family oxidoreductase has product MAEPRLALAGCGTVGAVHAERLVADGAQIVAICDPDAEALSRMARALPQRPQLFRSEQDLLAAGCADAIVLCTPHARHADQIAAALEAGVHVLCEKPFVTNHALGQALVQKAREKNLALFVSYTRRARGHARFLQAAVGKIGPVRFVSILRSQPWLQTHGRTWRMHESEGGGFLRDAGASMLDLTLSLIPEPLSVASAQLYKAGTAEVDVCASVQLRFRSDARAELTLLGDATETLERIQVFGENGTAGWHQREGMPAELYVRESGCSIEVPDPATYRIPTPDKAFVAALRSGRRFDSETAPDLYDAVTALPTIALVERLYREGLWR; this is encoded by the coding sequence GTGGCGGAACCAAGGCTAGCACTGGCAGGCTGTGGGACGGTTGGGGCGGTCCATGCGGAGCGTCTTGTCGCCGATGGCGCACAGATTGTCGCGATCTGCGACCCCGATGCCGAGGCGCTCTCGCGCATGGCACGCGCCCTCCCGCAGCGCCCTCAGCTCTTCCGCTCGGAGCAGGACCTACTTGCCGCGGGCTGTGCCGATGCGATTGTTCTGTGTACGCCCCACGCCCGCCACGCCGACCAGATCGCCGCGGCGCTGGAGGCGGGTGTCCACGTCCTCTGTGAGAAGCCCTTTGTCACGAATCATGCGCTGGGGCAGGCTCTGGTGCAGAAGGCGCGCGAGAAGAACCTGGCGCTCTTTGTCTCCTACACCCGGCGCGCGCGCGGCCATGCACGCTTCCTGCAGGCTGCGGTGGGCAAGATTGGGCCGGTGCGCTTTGTCTCGATCCTGCGCAGCCAGCCCTGGCTCCAGACCCACGGGCGCACCTGGCGCATGCACGAGTCCGAGGGCGGCGGCTTCCTGCGCGATGCCGGCGCGTCGATGCTCGACCTCACCCTCAGCCTGATCCCCGAGCCACTCAGCGTCGCCAGCGCCCAGCTTTACAAGGCCGGGACCGCCGAGGTGGATGTCTGTGCATCGGTGCAGCTCCGCTTTCGTAGCGATGCCCGCGCCGAGCTCACCTTGCTGGGCGATGCCACCGAGACCCTAGAGCGTATCCAGGTCTTTGGCGAGAATGGCACCGCAGGCTGGCACCAGCGCGAGGGCATGCCCGCCGAGCTCTATGTCCGCGAGAGCGGCTGCTCTATCGAGGTCCCCGACCCCGCCACCTACCGCATCCCCACCCCCGATAAGGCGTTTGTCGCTGCCCTACGCTCGGGCCGCCGCTTCGACTCTGAGACCGCCCCCGACCTCTACGATGCGGTCACCGCCCTCCCGACAATAGCCCTGGTCGAGCGCCTCTACCGCGAAGGCCTCTGGCGGTAG
- a CDS encoding sugar phosphate isomerase/epimerase family protein: protein MQLSLCGAGLGAGKLSLLEFAELAARTGYAGIDFGISSAQRLADELGGATALSEKLLLLGVAPASFGLEVEWRRDDAAFTSGMETLAARAALAQQLGCDRCCTWMPSATSDDSSEWRTRTVARFTEIGKVFADYGVRFGLEWVGPHHLRAGGENQMGPNPTVWTLPQTLELIAETGQSNIGLLVDSYHCYTTGITEDELAALTDSQIVHVHINDAPVGVGPAGAKDGQRVVPGTGEIDLVSFLSGLRRAGYSGSIACEILAPAPVAETPDEAATLIRTALRGLGL, encoded by the coding sequence ATGCAACTTTCACTCTGTGGGGCAGGACTGGGAGCGGGCAAGCTGAGCCTGCTGGAGTTTGCGGAGCTGGCAGCACGCACGGGCTATGCGGGAATCGACTTTGGGATCAGCAGCGCCCAGCGCCTCGCCGATGAGCTGGGGGGTGCCACCGCGCTGAGTGAGAAGCTTCTCTTGCTGGGAGTCGCGCCCGCGAGCTTTGGGCTCGAGGTCGAGTGGCGGCGCGACGATGCAGCGTTCACCAGCGGGATGGAGACTCTTGCGGCGCGCGCGGCGCTGGCCCAGCAGCTGGGTTGCGACCGCTGCTGCACCTGGATGCCCAGCGCCACCAGCGACGACTCGTCCGAGTGGCGCACCCGCACGGTCGCGCGCTTCACTGAGATCGGGAAGGTCTTCGCCGACTACGGTGTCCGCTTTGGCCTGGAGTGGGTCGGGCCGCACCACCTGCGCGCGGGCGGCGAGAACCAGATGGGGCCCAACCCGACAGTCTGGACCCTCCCGCAGACCCTGGAGCTGATCGCCGAGACCGGGCAGAGCAATATCGGCCTGCTCGTGGACTCCTACCACTGCTACACCACGGGAATCACCGAGGACGAGCTCGCGGCCCTGACCGATAGCCAGATTGTCCATGTGCACATCAACGATGCGCCGGTGGGAGTGGGGCCGGCGGGTGCCAAAGACGGTCAGCGGGTGGTGCCGGGCACGGGCGAGATCGACTTGGTGAGCTTCCTGAGCGGGCTACGTCGCGCGGGCTACAGCGGCTCTATCGCCTGTGAGATCCTCGCGCCCGCGCCGGTCGCCGAGACCCCCGACGAGGCAGCGACCTTGATCCGTACCGCACTTCGGGGGCTCGGGCTCTAG
- a CDS encoding type II toxin-antitoxin system RatA family toxin has translation MPRIESHILIKTYRDAVIEVARDNEAFPEFMDDVESVTVLTRSEDGKTVTSEWVGIVPKLKKRITWAEEDVWDLERGMLNFKQVSGDFDEFHGTWTFTEIEPGLTKFDSVLVYRLEIPLVGALINAIIHKTMQNNVEATQQAIKKRCEGRA, from the coding sequence ATGCCACGCATTGAGAGCCATATCTTAATCAAGACCTACCGGGATGCCGTGATTGAAGTCGCCCGCGACAACGAGGCCTTTCCGGAGTTCATGGACGATGTCGAGTCTGTGACGGTTCTGACGCGCTCCGAGGACGGTAAGACCGTCACCAGCGAGTGGGTGGGGATCGTCCCCAAGCTCAAGAAGCGCATCACCTGGGCCGAGGAAGATGTCTGGGATCTGGAGCGCGGGATGCTCAACTTCAAGCAGGTCAGCGGTGACTTCGACGAGTTCCATGGCACCTGGACCTTCACCGAGATCGAGCCGGGCCTGACCAAGTTCGACTCCGTGCTGGTCTACCGCCTGGAGATCCCGCTGGTGGGAGCGCTCATCAACGCTATCATCCACAAGACCATGCAGAACAATGTCGAGGCCACCCAGCAAGCCATCAAGAAGCGCTGCGAAGGCCGCGCGTAG
- a CDS encoding globin, producing the protein MAQELIEKESQSVWERLGGTDGGAPEAFAALVDAFYDGVAEDALLRPMYPAESDLKEERENLALFLIQYFGGPALYAVKRGHPRLRMRHNPFKIGPAARDIWLKHMEAALVATPAITPVAPTLRAYFIEVAHFLQNSDTD; encoded by the coding sequence ATGGCGCAGGAGCTGATAGAGAAAGAGAGCCAGAGTGTCTGGGAGCGGCTGGGGGGCACCGATGGAGGAGCGCCTGAGGCCTTTGCCGCGCTGGTCGATGCCTTCTACGATGGGGTCGCCGAGGATGCACTCCTGCGGCCGATGTATCCTGCGGAGAGCGATCTCAAGGAGGAGCGCGAGAACCTGGCGCTCTTTCTGATCCAGTACTTCGGCGGCCCGGCACTCTACGCGGTCAAGCGCGGCCACCCGCGCCTGCGGATGCGCCACAACCCCTTTAAGATCGGCCCCGCCGCCCGCGATATCTGGCTGAAGCACATGGAGGCTGCGCTGGTCGCCACCCCCGCGATCACGCCCGTGGCCCCGACCCTCCGCGCCTACTTTATCGAGGTCGCCCACTTTCTCCAGAACTCCGACACGGACTGA
- a CDS encoding bifunctional rhamnulose-1-phosphate aldolase/short-chain dehydrogenase, translating to MTLTLLSDLWDDSLAATLDEPELLRYRSNLLGSDPRLTNFGGGNTSAKIPLPDPVTGETATVLWVKGSGGDLGTIKREGFATLYQDKLEALKKRYRGDAFEDEMVDLYPLCVFGTNPRAASIDTPLHAFLPFRHVDHLHPDWAIALAASANGPELLEKLRAETGLHLVWLPWKRPGFELGLWLEKAVAENPSCDGIILGSHGIFTWGDDAKGSYLNTLRVLDLIGQFVLKHIDHATLFGGQITEPRSDRRALARFVLPALRGRNLAHFSDSEAVLRFVSSADAAALAEKGTSCPDHFVRTKVKPLFVHWDAKNGTASDLLAAIQDALPGYRADYAAYYETNKEPDSPAIRSSDPSVVLIPGVGMLSFGKNKQEARITGEFYTNAIHVMEGATSMAPPAPTGGGAGNYVSLTPREAFRIEYWLLEEAKLKRMPPEKELARQVAVVVGTGSGIGRAVVNRLVKDGAVVVCADINLALAQETAAPHGESALAVECNITDRASVRAAMDAATLAYGGIDTLIAVAAVIFSPDDTGRVTEAQWRTTFDVNTLGSYLAADEAMQVMQAQGSGGQVVLISSANGVVAKQGSFAYDASKAALNHLVRELAVVGGPSGIRVNGVSPASVVSGSHQFPRDRVLTSLAKYGIDFDPSEETEALREKLAGFYAQRTLLKKRVTPEAVAEAVFLLASPTRFSLTTGQSLPVDAGLTEAFLR from the coding sequence ATGACTCTGACACTTCTCTCTGACCTCTGGGACGACTCTCTGGCGGCGACGCTTGATGAGCCCGAGCTGCTGCGCTATCGCTCCAACCTGCTGGGCTCCGACCCGCGCCTGACCAACTTCGGCGGGGGCAACACCAGCGCAAAAATCCCCCTGCCCGACCCCGTGACCGGCGAGACCGCGACGGTGCTCTGGGTAAAGGGCTCCGGCGGCGACCTGGGCACCATCAAGCGCGAGGGCTTCGCGACCCTCTACCAAGACAAATTAGAGGCGCTGAAGAAACGCTACCGGGGCGATGCCTTTGAGGACGAGATGGTCGATCTCTACCCGCTCTGTGTCTTTGGCACCAATCCCCGCGCGGCCTCGATCGACACCCCACTCCATGCGTTTTTGCCGTTTCGCCATGTCGATCACCTCCACCCAGACTGGGCGATCGCGCTGGCGGCGTCGGCCAATGGCCCGGAGCTGCTCGAAAAACTCCGCGCGGAGACGGGCCTGCACCTGGTCTGGCTGCCCTGGAAGCGCCCCGGCTTCGAGCTGGGTCTCTGGCTGGAGAAGGCGGTCGCCGAGAACCCGAGCTGCGATGGGATCATCCTGGGCTCACACGGGATCTTCACCTGGGGCGATGATGCCAAGGGGAGCTACCTCAACACGCTCCGTGTCCTCGATCTCATTGGGCAGTTTGTCTTGAAGCATATCGACCATGCCACGCTCTTTGGCGGACAGATCACCGAGCCACGCTCTGACCGCCGTGCGCTGGCCCGATTTGTTCTTCCCGCGCTCCGGGGCCGCAACCTCGCCCACTTCTCCGACTCCGAGGCCGTCCTGCGCTTTGTGAGCTCCGCCGATGCCGCCGCGCTTGCGGAGAAGGGGACGAGCTGCCCGGATCACTTTGTGCGCACCAAGGTCAAGCCGCTGTTTGTGCACTGGGACGCGAAAAACGGCACGGCGTCCGACCTGCTCGCTGCCATTCAAGACGCGCTCCCCGGCTACCGCGCCGACTACGCGGCCTACTACGAAACCAACAAGGAGCCCGACTCGCCCGCCATCCGCTCCAGTGACCCGTCGGTGGTGCTCATTCCCGGTGTGGGGATGCTCAGCTTTGGCAAGAACAAGCAGGAGGCGCGCATCACTGGTGAGTTCTACACCAACGCGATCCATGTCATGGAGGGGGCCACGAGCATGGCCCCCCCCGCCCCCACAGGTGGGGGAGCCGGAAATTATGTCTCGCTGACGCCGCGCGAGGCGTTTCGGATCGAGTACTGGCTGCTGGAAGAGGCGAAGCTAAAGCGCATGCCGCCGGAGAAAGAGCTGGCGCGGCAGGTCGCTGTGGTGGTGGGGACGGGGAGTGGGATCGGGCGGGCGGTGGTGAACCGGCTCGTGAAAGATGGCGCGGTGGTGGTCTGTGCGGACATTAATCTGGCGCTAGCGCAGGAGACCGCTGCGCCGCACGGGGAGAGCGCCCTCGCCGTGGAGTGCAATATCACGGATCGCGCGTCGGTGCGGGCGGCGATGGACGCCGCGACTCTGGCCTACGGGGGAATCGACACGCTGATCGCTGTGGCTGCTGTGATCTTCTCCCCCGACGACACCGGCCGCGTCACCGAGGCGCAGTGGCGCACGACCTTCGACGTGAACACGCTCGGGAGCTACCTGGCCGCCGACGAGGCGATGCAGGTGATGCAGGCGCAGGGCAGCGGCGGTCAGGTCGTGCTAATCTCTAGCGCCAATGGCGTGGTCGCCAAGCAGGGGAGCTTTGCCTACGATGCCAGCAAGGCGGCGCTGAATCATCTGGTCCGCGAGCTGGCCGTGGTCGGTGGCCCCAGCGGGATTCGCGTCAATGGCGTCTCTCCCGCGTCGGTGGTCTCCGGCAGCCACCAGTTCCCTCGGGATCGTGTCTTGACGTCGCTGGCTAAGTACGGGATCGACTTCGACCCGAGCGAGGAGACCGAGGCGCTCCGCGAGAAGCTCGCCGGGTTCTACGCCCAACGCACACTCCTCAAGAAGCGCGTCACCCCCGAGGCGGTCGCCGAGGCGGTCTTTCTCCTTGCCTCCCCTACGCGCTTCTCTCTCACCACCGGGCAGTCGCTCCCCGTGGACGCCGGCCTCACCGAGGCGTTTCTGCGGTAA
- a CDS encoding RNA polymerase sigma factor, translating into MTLWWLRRTGTVASLSERDLLVRARSGDTEAIRALLTPHEPLVFRLCLAILGNRADAEDAAQETLLAAIRALPKFRGDAQLSTWLVRIARNVCTKHRRANASLDELALSVAGPEEAALERVVLQEALAHLTELQRSCLMLQAVEGWSIAEIASSLSVTSKKVENELYRARKALARWEEDNHGK; encoded by the coding sequence ATGACACTCTGGTGGCTACGGCGGACCGGGACGGTGGCTTCTCTCTCGGAGCGTGACTTGCTGGTGCGAGCGCGCTCGGGGGACACGGAGGCGATCCGGGCCTTGCTGACGCCGCACGAGCCGCTGGTCTTCCGTCTCTGCCTGGCGATCCTGGGCAACCGGGCGGATGCGGAGGACGCGGCACAAGAGACCCTGCTGGCGGCGATTCGGGCGCTCCCCAAGTTCCGCGGCGACGCGCAGCTCTCGACTTGGCTGGTGCGGATTGCACGCAATGTCTGCACCAAGCACCGCCGGGCAAATGCATCACTCGATGAGCTCGCGCTCTCCGTGGCGGGGCCGGAAGAGGCAGCGCTGGAGCGCGTGGTATTGCAAGAGGCGCTGGCACACCTCACGGAGCTCCAGCGTAGCTGTTTGATGCTACAAGCCGTCGAGGGCTGGAGTATCGCCGAGATCGCAAGCAGCCTTAGTGTCACGTCCAAGAAAGTCGAAAACGAGCTGTACCGCGCCCGAAAGGCGCTGGCTCGTTGGGAGGAAGACAATCATGGAAAGTAA
- a CDS encoding ankyrin repeat domain-containing protein, with product MAVTVDQASPLSQWETDELSRTPPAYNLPLDPTNPIDGRLSFQIGLFPLRSLEPSRHSEVARAVREGTPGTSLQAGLTPRVAIVLPGDTPDKLLHPWQESARALQARWGGLTFQLGLQGVTGTASRGLLSLAKPDRLPTTRLVVASVRAEPDGSLVLLPSPCTSPMEEILKNPKLRDHTQVKLTPSVVAALKAKGITEFIGKSIEASGKSETSLYLSRPAFEVTTVTVEKAEELAITPSAPTSFVVATATPEADGALVLRAQPRQYALEEVKKNPKLRDYTQVKLTPSVVAALKARGFTELVGKAIEATGKSETSIYLAFPAFEGTTVTVERPEDILIGIPFQQGQGQDLLRRLREAKDHQARYELLVSPTFNEVLFAAAERGDEATVIELVQWSWFGGPQEAAKGGNGVTWAAYCPTIEPVKALLERGIPAGVADASGNTGLHRTYRAEIAELLLKHKAPTESKNADGETPLMAQTRQTDRWLGRLGVVQALLAAGANPNATDNQGRTPLMWAAKSGLPDLVEALLKKGADPKRKDKAGKTARDYTAAWPWGTAPGLLTHERAKQLQHDSEADRARVEMLLRGK from the coding sequence ATGGCTGTAACGGTCGATCAAGCCAGTCCCCTCAGTCAGTGGGAAACCGATGAGCTCTCTCGGACTCCTCCTGCCTACAATCTCCCGCTTGATCCCACCAACCCGATCGACGGGCGTCTTTCCTTCCAGATTGGCCTTTTCCCGCTGAGGTCCCTAGAGCCGTCAAGGCACTCCGAGGTTGCGCGAGCAGTCCGCGAGGGCACTCCGGGCACCTCCCTACAAGCCGGTCTCACGCCACGTGTTGCTATCGTACTGCCTGGTGACACTCCCGATAAGCTCCTCCACCCTTGGCAGGAAAGTGCGAGAGCCCTCCAGGCCCGGTGGGGTGGTCTGACGTTCCAGCTGGGCTTGCAAGGCGTGACCGGCACGGCCTCCCGCGGACTTCTGTCGCTCGCAAAACCGGATCGCTTGCCCACGACCCGCCTCGTGGTGGCGTCGGTGAGAGCGGAGCCCGATGGCTCGCTCGTGCTGCTTCCGTCGCCTTGCACCAGCCCTATGGAGGAGATTCTCAAGAACCCCAAGCTCCGTGACCACACCCAGGTCAAGCTCACGCCTTCCGTGGTCGCGGCACTCAAGGCCAAGGGCATCACGGAGTTTATCGGGAAGTCCATTGAGGCCAGCGGCAAGAGCGAGACAAGTCTCTACCTTTCCCGCCCCGCCTTTGAGGTGACCACGGTAACGGTGGAGAAGGCCGAGGAGCTCGCGATCACTCCCTCCGCCCCAACGAGCTTTGTGGTCGCTACGGCCACGCCCGAGGCCGACGGTGCGCTGGTGCTGAGGGCTCAGCCCCGCCAGTACGCGCTGGAAGAGGTGAAGAAGAACCCGAAGCTGCGCGACTACACGCAAGTCAAGCTCACGCCGTCGGTCGTGGCAGCGCTGAAGGCAAGAGGTTTCACCGAGCTCGTGGGGAAGGCTATCGAGGCCACGGGGAAGAGCGAGACAAGCATCTACCTTGCCTTTCCCGCGTTTGAAGGAACAACCGTGACTGTGGAGAGACCCGAGGATATCCTGATTGGGATACCCTTCCAGCAGGGACAAGGCCAGGATCTTCTGCGGCGGCTGCGTGAGGCAAAAGATCATCAGGCACGCTATGAGCTTCTGGTTAGCCCGACATTCAACGAGGTTCTCTTCGCGGCGGCGGAGCGTGGCGATGAGGCGACTGTGATCGAGCTGGTGCAGTGGTCGTGGTTTGGGGGGCCACAGGAGGCAGCCAAGGGCGGCAATGGCGTCACGTGGGCCGCGTACTGCCCGACTATCGAGCCCGTCAAGGCGCTTCTGGAGCGCGGTATCCCCGCCGGAGTCGCCGATGCGAGTGGGAACACGGGCCTCCATCGCACCTACCGGGCCGAGATCGCCGAGCTTCTGCTCAAACACAAAGCCCCGACAGAGAGCAAAAACGCCGACGGTGAGACGCCGCTGATGGCGCAGACGCGTCAAACGGACCGCTGGCTAGGACGGCTTGGCGTCGTGCAGGCACTTCTTGCCGCCGGAGCCAATCCCAATGCTACCGACAACCAGGGACGAACCCCGCTGATGTGGGCAGCAAAGAGCGGCCTCCCCGACCTTGTGGAGGCACTCCTCAAGAAGGGCGCCGACCCGAAGCGCAAGGACAAAGCTGGCAAGACCGCCCGCGACTATACCGCTGCCTGGCCGTGGGGCACCGCTCCCGGCTTGCTCACCCACGAGAGAGCAAAACAGCTCCAGCACGACTCCGAGGCCGACCGGGCACGCGTGGAGATGCTCCTTCGAGGCAAATAA
- a CDS encoding YkgJ family cysteine cluster protein, producing MSDDGLIRELPRIRKFAETNTAEDESFRQYLKTRLPLSNNELDGVVQGITDAVWEKLDCTTCGNCCRTLQIVVDQKDAARLARRFGITTQAFIERYLAVDQDGLGYFRTSPPCPFLGDDNHCAVYEDRPRACRDFPYLHERNVRSRSYTMVENCATCPIVFNVWERLKERFRPPARSSGKKHR from the coding sequence ATGAGCGACGATGGCCTGATCCGGGAGCTTCCCCGTATTCGAAAGTTTGCGGAGACCAACACGGCCGAGGACGAGAGCTTCCGACAGTACCTCAAGACGCGGCTCCCCCTCTCCAACAACGAGCTGGATGGGGTGGTGCAGGGCATCACCGACGCGGTCTGGGAGAAGCTGGACTGCACCACCTGTGGCAACTGCTGCCGAACCCTACAGATTGTGGTGGATCAGAAAGACGCCGCGCGGCTCGCGCGGCGCTTTGGGATCACGACCCAGGCCTTTATCGAGCGCTACCTGGCGGTGGATCAGGACGGCCTAGGGTACTTTCGCACGTCGCCGCCCTGTCCGTTCCTCGGCGACGATAACCACTGCGCGGTCTACGAGGATCGGCCCCGCGCCTGCCGGGACTTTCCCTACCTCCACGAGCGCAATGTCCGCTCCCGGAGCTACACCATGGTCGAGAACTGCGCCACCTGCCCGATTGTCTTCAATGTCTGGGAGCGGCTCAAGGAGCGCTTCCGCCCGCCGGCAAGGTCTAGCGGGAAGAAACATCGGTGA
- a CDS encoding M48 family metallopeptidase, protein MEDEIGEEVHAKLMEGFGLETEPWAQERVGRTMERLNRVRLACAQPGACSHALTAEILWLQEANAFTLPGRYLYITRRLLERAASDEPVAFVLAHELAHHDLGHVRLLRPALERLGKTVGTAIGGLLRHAERLLYSPEQERAADAYALDLCLAAGYAPASCLTLFEILEAELLDSGDVSGVFGLDSPSALWEKLRGYPSLRDRKTALQTHLRTEYGTP, encoded by the coding sequence ATGGAAGACGAGATCGGGGAGGAGGTCCATGCCAAGCTGATGGAGGGCTTTGGTCTAGAGACAGAGCCCTGGGCACAGGAGCGCGTCGGCCGCACGATGGAGCGGCTTAACCGAGTACGCCTTGCCTGCGCCCAGCCCGGAGCCTGCTCCCACGCACTCACCGCGGAGATTCTCTGGCTCCAGGAGGCCAATGCCTTCACCCTCCCCGGTCGCTATCTGTACATCACACGCCGCTTGCTAGAGCGTGCGGCCAGCGACGAGCCCGTGGCGTTTGTGCTCGCCCATGAGCTTGCCCACCACGACCTGGGCCACGTCCGCTTGCTCCGTCCCGCCCTGGAGCGCTTGGGCAAGACCGTGGGCACGGCGATCGGGGGGCTCCTACGCCACGCGGAGCGGCTACTCTACAGCCCTGAGCAAGAGCGTGCAGCAGACGCCTACGCGCTCGATCTCTGCCTTGCTGCCGGCTACGCCCCCGCGTCGTGCCTGACTCTTTTTGAGATTCTAGAGGCGGAGCTGCTCGACAGCGGGGATGTCAGTGGAGTCTTCGGGCTGGATAGTCCCTCCGCGCTCTGGGAAAAACTCCGCGGGTACCCGTCGCTGCGTGACCGAAAGACCGCCCTTCAGACCCACCTGCGCACAGAGTATGGAACCCCATGA
- a CDS encoding phytanoyl-CoA dioxygenase family protein: MNVTISDIEVFAESLDVKQAAAIYAEHGCLVMRGLMTPYTEAIAREVEQVADTARALYDQAQEVPGIGWSTPDGTLWIKAPGNYSRDKQIMVLALRYTTSGAFLQSALDTRAVDLVEAILGPNIELFLDGQCLYKEPVGGHPKNLHQDSAYFEHRYDGPVASLNYVVDTDLVNGALHVVPGSHKLGQLEHIDTFSHLGLDPKQWPWESSLPICGKAGDAIFFHYRCIHGSKENHSEKPRPVFIHRYRRPDDYVTIGAATTSARKEAEKHAAEVKKQNQQGLMVRGVRTWEPPV; encoded by the coding sequence ATGAACGTCACCATTTCTGACATCGAAGTCTTCGCCGAGTCGCTAGATGTAAAACAAGCGGCAGCGATCTATGCCGAGCACGGGTGCTTGGTCATGCGGGGGCTGATGACACCCTATACCGAGGCGATTGCCCGCGAGGTGGAGCAGGTGGCGGACACCGCACGTGCGCTCTACGACCAGGCACAAGAGGTGCCGGGAATCGGGTGGAGCACGCCGGATGGGACACTCTGGATCAAGGCACCCGGTAACTACAGCCGCGATAAGCAGATCATGGTGCTCGCCCTGCGCTACACGACCAGCGGCGCGTTTCTCCAGTCGGCGCTCGATACCCGCGCGGTGGACCTTGTCGAGGCGATCTTGGGGCCTAATATCGAGCTGTTTTTAGATGGCCAGTGCCTCTACAAAGAGCCGGTCGGGGGGCATCCGAAGAACCTGCACCAAGACTCCGCTTACTTTGAGCACCGCTACGACGGCCCCGTGGCGAGCCTGAACTATGTCGTGGACACGGACCTGGTCAATGGTGCGCTCCATGTGGTGCCTGGCTCTCATAAACTCGGGCAGCTGGAGCATATCGACACCTTTAGCCACCTCGGGCTCGACCCTAAGCAGTGGCCCTGGGAGAGCTCGCTCCCGATCTGCGGCAAAGCGGGCGATGCGATCTTCTTCCACTACCGCTGTATCCACGGCTCCAAAGAGAACCACTCCGAAAAGCCACGCCCGGTCTTTATCCACCGCTACCGCCGCCCCGATGACTACGTGACGATCGGAGCCGCCACCACAAGCGCCCGCAAAGAGGCCGAGAAGCATGCCGCCGAGGTGAAGAAACAGAACCAGCAGGGCCTCATGGTACGCGGCGTCCGCACCTGGGAGCCGCCGGTATAA